In one window of Lepus europaeus isolate LE1 chromosome 14, mLepTim1.pri, whole genome shotgun sequence DNA:
- the LOC133773246 gene encoding kelch domain-containing protein 2-like produces the protein MTSICLEKNYGSTTWKPDDGKKINPEGDVPPSMSGSCAVCVDRVLYLFGGHHSRGNTNKFYMLDSRSTDRVLQWERIDCQGIPPSSKDKLGVWVYKNRLIFFGGYGYLPEDKVLGTFEFDETSFWNSSHPRAWNDHVHILDTETFTWSQPITTSKAPSPRAAHACATVGNKGFVFGGRYRDARMNDLHYLNLDTWEWTGLIPQGICPVGRSWHSLTPVSSDHLFLFGGFTTDKQPLSDAWTYCISKNEWIQCNHPYTEKPRLWHTACASDEEVIVFGGCANNLLVHHRAAHSNEILIFSVQPKSLVRLSLEAVICKEAQKELNIASV, from the coding sequence ATGACTTCTATCTGCCTAGAGAAGAATTATGGATCTACAACATGGAAACCGGAcgatggaaaaaaaattaaccctGAAGGTGATGTGCCTCCTTCTATGTCAGgaagctgtgctgtgtgtgtagacAGGGTGCTGTACTTGTTTGGAGGACACCATTCAAGAGGCAATACAAATAAGTTCTACATGCTGGATTCGAGATCTACAGACAGAGTGTTACAGTGGGAACGAATTGACTGCCAAGGAATCCCTCCATCATCAAAGGACAAGCTGGGCGTGTGGGTATATAAAAACAGATTAATATTTTTTGGAGGGTATGGATATTTACCTGAAGATAAAGTATTGGGAACTTTTGAATTTGATGAAACATCTTTTTGGAATTCGAGTCATCCAAGAGCATGGAATGATCATGTACACATTTTAGACACTGAAACGTTCACCTGGAGTCAGCCGATCACTACCAGTAAAGCACCTTCACCTCGCGCTGCCCACGCCTGTGCAACAGTTGGGAACAAAGGCTTTGTGTTCGGAGGCAGATACCGAGATGCCAGAATGAATGACCTTCACTACCTTAATCTGGATACATGGGAGTGGACTGGATTAATTCCACAAGGCATATGCCCAGTTGGCCGATCGTGGCATTCACTAACGCCAGTTTCTTCAGATCATCTTTTTCTCTTTGGAGGATTTACCACTGATAAACAGCCACTAAGTGATGCCTGGACTTACTGCATCAGTAAAAATGAATGGATACAATGTAATCATCCCTATACTGAAAAACCAAGGTTATGGCATACAGCCTGTGCCAGCGATGAAGAAGTGATTGTTTTTGGTGGCTGTGCCAACAACCTGCTTGTTCACCACAGAGCTGCACACAGCAATGAAATACTTATATTCTCAGTTCAACCAAAATCTCTTGTACGGCTAAGCTTAGAAGCAGTCATTTGTAAGGAGGCGCAGAAAGAACTCAACATTGCTTCTGTGTAG